One genomic window of Punica granatum isolate Tunisia-2019 chromosome 1, ASM765513v2, whole genome shotgun sequence includes the following:
- the LOC116210472 gene encoding acyl-lipid (9-3)-desaturase-like: MESRKLISLQELSGHSKPEDLWISIQGKVYDVTHWAKSHPGGASPLHSLAGQDVTDAFVAYHPATAWRHLDPFFTGYYLRDYSVCDASKDYRKLVYEFTKMGLFDRKGHVTFVTLLFMAVLFVSSVVGVLRSDTWWVHLLCGGAMGFLWIQSGWIGHDSGHYRIISNPRINRFAQVLTGNCLTGISIAWWKWNHNAHHIACNSLEFDPDLQHMPFFAVSSKFFGSLTSYFYERKMNFDPVTRFLVSHQHWTFYPVMCFARINLWAQSFILLLSKRRVPYRGQEILGILMFWIWYPMLVSCLPNWWERVMFVVASFVITGIQHVQFCLNHFSSSVYVGPPSGNDWFEKQTQGTLDIKCSPWMDWFHGGLQFQVAHHLFPRLPRCQLRKVSPLVQELCKKHNLPYNSESFWKANAMTVSTLRTAALQARDLTSPVPRNLVWEAVNTYG; encoded by the coding sequence ATGGAGTCAAGAAAGCTCATCTCCCTTCAGGAGCTGTCGGGCCACAGCAAGCCCGAAGATCTCTGGATCTCGATTCAGGGCAAGGTCTACGACGTCACCCACTGGGCCAAATCCCACCCCGGCGGCGCATCCCCCCTCCACAGCCTCGCCGGCCAGGACGTCACCGACGCCTTCGTCGCCTACCACCCCGCCACCGCCTGGCGCCACCTCGACCCCTTCTTCACCGGCTACTACCTCCGCGACTACTCCGTCTGCGACGCCTCCAAGGACTACCGCAAGCTCGTCTACGAGTTCACCAAGATGGGTCTCTTCGACAGGAAGGGCCACGTCACCTTCGTCACCCTCCTCTTCATGGCAGTGCTGTTCGTGTCCAGCGTGGTCGGGGTGCTCCGGTCCGACACCTGGTGGGTGCACCTGCTCTGCGGCGGGGCGATGGGATTCCTGTGGATCCAGTCCGGGTGGATCGGGCACGACTCCGGCCACTACCGTATTATTAGCAACCCGAGGATTAACCGATTCGCGCAGGTCCTCACCGGGAATTGCCTCACTGGGATCAGCATTGCATGGTGGAAGTGGAACCACAATGCCCACCACATTGCCTGCAACAGCCTCGAGTTCGATCCCGACCTCCAGCACATGCCCTTCTTCGCCGTCTCCTCCAAGTTCTTCGGCTCCCTGACCTCCTACTTCTACGAGCGCAAGATGAACTTCGACCCTGTCACCCGATTCCTGGTCAGCCACCAGCACTGGACGTTCTACCCCGTGATGTGCTTCGCAAGGATCAACCTTTGGGCTCAGTCCTTCATACTGCTTCTATCGAAGAGGCGGGTGCCGTACCGGGGCCAGGAGATCCTAGGCATCCTCATGTTCTGGATTTGGTACCCGATGCTTGTTTCCTGCCTACCCAATTGGTGGGAGAGGGTCATGTTCGTGGTCGCGAGCTTCGTCATCACAGGGATCCAGCACGTCCAGTTCTGCCTCAACCACTTCTCGTCGAGCGTCTACGTGGGGCCACCCAGCGGTAACGACTGGTTCGAGAAGCAGACACAAGGGACCCTTGATATCAAATGCTCGCCATGGATGGACTGGTTCCATGGTGGGCTCCAGTTCCAGGTCGCGCACCACCTCTTCCCTCGACTTCCTCGTTGCCAACTCAGGAAGGTTTCCCCCTTGGTGCAGGAGCTCTGCAAGAAGCATAACTTGCCCTACAACAGCGAGTCTTTCTGGAAGGCCAATGCCATGACTGTCTCGACCCTTAGGACCGCCGCCCTTCAGGCTCGTGACCTGACCAGCCCTGTCCCGAGGAATCTTGTCTGGGAAGCCGTGAACACTTACGGGTGA
- the LOC116210463 gene encoding probable leucine-rich repeat receptor-like protein kinase At1g68400 produces MQTNNNGFSLCVFVFVFHPVLFSLSLSLSLSLSLSDSPDAPALLAFKSSLGGSANPGHSPLSSWDNSSGPCLGSWLGVTCDPSTRRVTRLFLENLGLAGDLHPLGWLTELRILSLKINRFSSFPIDLSLWPNLKQLHLSHNEFSGEFPHGIGRLRRLRRVNLSHNNFSGKIPLRELSRLPRLLTLRLEHNSFVGALSPANLSTSISDFNVSDNQLTGEIPAWLSRFPATAYAGNKDLCGKPMPCNCSHHKEITQPEEKPSAVSAPKMRHSRDRTKLLAFIAVDAAAVLGAIMTITWCCCKNRRNSGSASKGGPGVAWGILDRALWDRSAISIKNSDCQGEMVAFEGCRGFHQVEDLLQASAELLGKGNVGTTYKVVVEGSKGAAGGTVLVVKRVKLGRWQGARRRREINNRLKIIGKLRHPNLVSLRACCHSMEELLLVYDYLPNGSLYSLLHENRGPGRIPVDWSTRMKLASDIARGLAFLHQHSKAKLFHGHLTTSNIVIDHSGNALISDVGLALLFPAQPSNDPNQAPELNPKGHIGESNFYPKYTQHFDVSSFGVVLLEILTGKAAMGEGETSLVNWVSQVSERRGSGKDVFDFEVFLSGEREVVEAEMAAVLQVAQLCLTSAPGDRPKMGTIYRMIKDIKENGGSEGLANNALDGLSSDSSPAISESAS; encoded by the exons ATGCAAACTAACAACAATGGATTCTCTCTTTGCGTCTTTGTCTTTGTCTTCCACCCTGtcctcttctccctctccctctccctctccctctccctctccctctccgaCTCCCCGGACGCTCCCGCCCTCTTGGCCTTCAAGTCGTCTCTCGGCGGCTCTGCCAATCCAGGTCACAGCCCGCTTTCCAGCTGGGATAACTCCTCGGGCCCCTGCCTCGGCTCTTGGCTCGGAGTAACCTGCGATCCATCCACTCGCCGGGTCACCCGTCTCTTCCTCGAGAACCTTGGCCTCGCTGGCGATCTCCATCCTCTGGGATGGCTCACTGAGCTCCGAATCCTCAGCCTCAAGATCAACCGCTTCTCGTCCTTTCCCATCGACCTTTCGTTATGGCCTAACCTCAAGCAGCTCCACCTCTCCCACAATGAGTTTTCCGGGGAGTTCCCGCATGGGATAGGCCGCCTTCGACGTCTACGGCGCGTGAACCTCTCGCACAACAACTTCTCCGGCAAGATTCCACTCAGGGAGTTATCCCGGCTGCCCCGTCTGCTGACTCTGCGCCTCGAGCATAACTCGTTTGTAGGAGCTCTCAGCCCGGCCAACCTGTCCACTTCGATCTCTGATTTCAATGTCTCGGACAACCAGCTCACTGGTGAAATCCCCGCGTGGCTGTCCCGCTTCCCGGCGACGGCTTATGCTGGCAACAAAGACCTCTGCGGGAAGCCCATGCCATGCAACTGCTCGCACCACAAAGAAATTACTCAACCGGAAGAAAAGCCATCCGCTGTTTCTGCCCCCAAAATGCGCCATTCCAGAGACCGTACGAAGCTGCTAGCATTCATAGCAGTTGATGCAGCTGCAGTGCTCGGAGCAATCATGACCATCACCTGGTGCTGTTGCAAGAATCGCCGAAACAGCGGCTCAGCCAGCAAGGGAGGGCCTGGTGTGGCTTGGGGGATCCTTGATCGGGCCCTATGGGATCGCTCTGCCATTAGCATAAAAAATTCGGACTGCCAGGGAGAGATGGTGGCATTCGAAGGGTGCAGGGGTTTCCATCAAGTGGAGGACCTGCTGCAGGCATCGGCGGAGCTGCTGGGAAAGGGAAATGTCGGAACCACCTACAAGGTGGTGGTGGAGGGCAGCAAAGGTGCTGCCGGAGGAACAGTGTTGGTGGTGAAGAGGGTGAAGCTGGGACGGTGGCAGGGGGCGAGGCGAAGGAGGGAGATCAACAATCGGTTGAAGATTATCGGCAAGCTAAGGCACCCGAATTTGGTGAGCCTCAGGGCATGCTGTCACTCCATGGAAGAGCTGCTTCTGGTCTATGATTATCTTCCCAATGGGAGCTTGTACTCTCTGTTACATG AGAACCGAGGACCAGGGAGAATTCCTGTCGATTGGAGTACGAGGATGAAGCTAGCTTCTGATATAGCAAGAGGCCTCGCTTTCCTCCACCAACACAGCAAGGCCAAGCTCTTCCACGGCCACCTCACAACCTCGAACATCGTCATTGATCACTCAGGAAATGCCCTCATCTCCGATGTGGGGCTCGCCCTCCTCTTCCCAGCTCAACCATCAAATGATCCGAACCAGGCCCCAGAACTCAACCCGAAGGGCCACATTGGTGAAAGCAACTTTTATCCTAAGTACACTCAGCATTTCGATGTCTCTAGCTTCGGGGTCGTCCTCCTGGAGATCTTGACAGGGAAAGCAGCCATGGGGGAGGGAGAGACGAGCCTAGTAAATTGGGTCAGCCAAGTCTCTGAGAGACGAGGATCAGGCAAGGACGTGTTTGATTTTGAAGTGTTTCTGTCAGGGGAGAGAGAGGTGGTGGAGGCAGAGATGGCAGCCGTTCTGCAGGTAGCCCAGCTGTGCCTGACCTCGGCCCCTGGGGACCGCCCTAAGATGGGAACCATCTATAGAATGATCAaagatataaaagaaaatggaggaaGTGAAGGCCTTGCTAATAACGCTTTGGATGGTCTTTCCTCGGATTCGTCCCCGGCTATTTCAGAGAGTGCTTCCTGA
- the LOC116192626 gene encoding uncharacterized protein LOC116192626, with the protein MQGNRGGRDPFMDFGGPFGGPFGSPFGGFGGQRSLISSFFGGRDPFDDPFFTQPFGGMFGSSFLGSMPRSPFMDLHPGGFIEHNPPQQKRSRGPIIEELNSDDEQEAERERKGNPRKHARSTDGLQLEGRREEDEGRSRSHVQSWDGHINRHIQGTSQPQGHSYTFQSSTVTYGGANGAYYTSSTTRRTGSDGVSFEESKEADSSTLEAAHRVSRGLNNRGHSVMRKLKSDGRVDAMETLHNLNQDDLVGFEEAWKGNARKHLPGWTDHSNSYNGHGGSSSRGAWALPSTDRAAPKVAQQTIEGAKPPFKQASGKVKPETSRKGGRSQGKTRGQ; encoded by the exons ATGCAGGGCAACAGAGGTGGTCGAGATCCATTCATGGATTTTGGTGGTCCTTTTGGTGGTCCTTTTGGCAGCCCTTTTGGCGGCTTTGGTGGTCAGAGGAGTCTAATTTCTAGTTTCTTTGGTGGAAGAGATCCATTTGATGACCCTTTCTTTACACAGCCATTTGGTGGCATGTTTGGATCAAGCTTCTTAGGTTCTATGCCAAGAAGTCCTTTCATGGACTTGCATCCTGGTGGATTTATTGAGCATAATCCTCCACAGCAAAAGAGGTCAAGGGGCCCTATTATTGAAGAATTGAACTCGGATGATGAGCAAGAAGCAGAACGGGAGAGAAAAGGAAACCCCAGGAAGCATGCTAGGTCCACTGATGGCCTTCAGCTTGAGGGTCGACGTGAGGAAGATGAAG GGAGATCGAGGAGTCATGTTCAGTCTTGGGATGGGCACATAAACAGGCACATTCAGGGGACTTCTCAACCACAAGGTCATAGTTATACTTTTCAAAGCTCCACTGTGACATATGGTGGTGCCAATGGTGCTTATTATACCTCATCTACAACAAGGAGGACGGGAAGTGATGGG GTGTCATTTGAAGAGAGTAAAGAGGCTGACAGCTCTACATTGGAAGCAGCTCATAGGGTTTCACGTGGACTTAACAATAGG GGCCATTCTGTGATGAGGAAACTTAAGTCAGATGGTAGGGTAGATGCAATGGAGACCCTGCACAATCTTAATCAAG ATGATCTGGTGGGATTTGAGGAAGCTTGGAAAGGAAATGCCAGAAAGCATCTTCCTGGCTGGACTGATCATTCTAACAGCTACAATGGTCACG gaggCAGCAGCAGTAGGGGAGCTTGGGCCCTTCCATCAACAGACCGTGCAGCTCCAAAGGTTGCTCAGCAGACTATTGAGGGTGCTAAGCCACCTTTCAAACAGGCCTCTGGTAAGGTGAAGCCAGAAACCAGCAGAAAGGGCGGTCGATCTCAAGGGAAAACTAGAGGCCAGTAG